From a single Phycisphaerae bacterium genomic region:
- a CDS encoding AraC family transcriptional regulator — protein MDGSEIELVRHVAGLRVTRASHYTCRAPLFGPSHLHPDEFHLSYVVLGKGTIAIEGRAYDVGPKDAVVIPPRRRHRSIGDSRTDYELIEIRFAVSRPQLEAAVPALPDVVHVHNSPEFEAALDRVVVAYLRNVDRENALAKVRLAEALILLARETAPWTGTDSMTGAMERKIRQATEYIAVKHAGPLTVEELAELVGLSASHFAASFRRMTGISPIEMVIRTRLHHARELLRSSAMSISQVATVCGFGTGQYFARVFQRREGLSPNEYRRRNRGYVRQ, from the coding sequence ATGGACGGTAGTGAGATCGAACTGGTTCGGCACGTGGCGGGACTGCGGGTGACGCGGGCGTCGCACTATACCTGTCGGGCGCCCCTGTTCGGGCCGTCGCATCTGCACCCGGACGAGTTTCACCTCTCGTATGTGGTTCTGGGCAAAGGGACTATCGCGATCGAGGGGCGGGCCTATGACGTGGGGCCCAAGGACGCGGTGGTCATTCCGCCGCGACGGCGGCACCGGTCGATCGGGGATTCGCGGACCGATTACGAGCTGATCGAGATCCGGTTCGCGGTCAGCCGGCCGCAACTGGAGGCGGCGGTGCCGGCGTTGCCGGACGTGGTGCACGTGCACAACAGTCCGGAATTCGAGGCGGCGCTGGACCGGGTGGTGGTGGCGTATCTGCGAAACGTCGATCGGGAGAACGCGCTGGCCAAGGTCCGGCTGGCCGAGGCGCTGATCCTGCTGGCCCGCGAGACGGCGCCGTGGACGGGGACGGATTCGATGACGGGGGCGATGGAGCGGAAGATCCGGCAGGCGACCGAGTACATCGCGGTCAAGCACGCCGGTCCGCTGACGGTGGAGGAACTGGCCGAATTGGTGGGCCTCTCGGCCAGCCACTTCGCGGCGAGTTTCCGGCGGATGACGGGGATCAGTCCGATTGAGATGGTGATCCGCACGCGGCTTCACCACGCCCGCGAACTGCTGCGCAGTTCGGCCATGTCGATCAGCCAGGTGGCCACGGTCTGCGGGTTCGGCACCGGGCAGTATTTCGCCCGGGTATTCCAACGGCGGGAGGGGCTTTCGCCGAATGAATATCGGCGACGAAATCGCGGGTATGTGCGCCAATGA
- a CDS encoding trehalose utilization protein ThuA, with translation MADIRVTVWNEFRHEKNNETVKSLYPNGMHAVIAESLKKAKGISVRTATLDEPEHGLTQKVLDETDVLIWWGHMAHDEVDDKIVDRVQARILDGMGLLPLHSAHFSKIFRRMMGTTCSLRWREIAEKERIWVTDPSHPIAAGMGPYLELPHTEMYGEFFDIPQPDELVFVSWFEGGEVFRSGCTWRRGRGRIFYFRPGHETYPIFKNPDVLAIIERGVRWLAFAGSTTTKAEIINVKDPIEPVRSTD, from the coding sequence ATGGCTGATATCCGCGTCACCGTCTGGAACGAGTTCCGCCACGAGAAGAACAACGAGACCGTTAAGTCCCTCTACCCCAACGGCATGCACGCCGTCATCGCCGAATCCCTCAAGAAGGCCAAGGGCATCAGCGTTCGCACAGCCACCCTCGACGAGCCGGAACACGGCTTGACCCAGAAGGTCCTCGACGAGACCGACGTGTTGATCTGGTGGGGGCACATGGCCCACGACGAAGTGGACGACAAGATCGTCGATCGCGTCCAGGCCCGCATCCTCGACGGCATGGGCCTGCTGCCGCTCCACTCAGCCCACTTCTCCAAAATCTTCCGCCGCATGATGGGCACCACCTGCTCGCTCCGCTGGCGGGAGATCGCCGAAAAGGAGCGGATCTGGGTCACCGACCCCTCGCACCCCATCGCCGCCGGCATGGGCCCGTATCTCGAACTGCCCCATACGGAAATGTACGGCGAGTTCTTCGACATCCCGCAGCCCGACGAGCTGGTCTTCGTCAGTTGGTTCGAAGGCGGCGAGGTCTTCCGCAGCGGCTGCACCTGGCGGCGAGGCCGCGGGCGAATCTTCTATTTCCGGCCGGGCCACGAGACCTATCCAATCTTCAAGAACCCGGATGTCCTGGCCATCATCGAGCGTGGCGTCCGCTGGCTCGCCTTCGCCGGCAGCACCACCACCAAGGCCGAGATCATCAACGTCAAAGACCCGATCGAGCCGGTCCGCTCGACCGACTGA
- a CDS encoding type II secretion system protein, with protein sequence MPTERKSFTLIELLVVVAIIAILVGILLPTLASVRQRATKVTCSSNLRQLGMAIQAYMQEHSQKYPAARYMPPPFISGDTSPPLPEVLMDHFGKETRVLQCPGDQEWVYARCGTSYTYNASLSGIALEENWFAERIGFGPSEMFVAYDCDGGRFRLDNSEEITVPPFHALRNLLFADGHVGNYQ encoded by the coding sequence ATGCCGACTGAGAGAAAGTCGTTCACGCTGATCGAGCTGCTGGTCGTGGTGGCGATCATCGCGATTCTGGTGGGAATCCTGCTTCCGACGCTGGCCTCGGTGCGTCAGCGGGCGACGAAGGTGACGTGCAGTTCAAACCTGCGACAGCTTGGCATGGCGATCCAGGCGTATATGCAGGAACACTCCCAGAAGTATCCAGCGGCGCGGTACATGCCGCCGCCGTTTATCAGCGGCGACACAAGTCCGCCCTTGCCGGAGGTCCTGATGGACCATTTTGGCAAGGAAACGCGGGTGTTGCAGTGTCCGGGCGACCAGGAGTGGGTTTATGCCCGCTGCGGGACCAGTTATACGTATAACGCTTCGCTGTCGGGCATAGCGCTCGAGGAGAACTGGTTTGCCGAACGGATCGGGTTTGGCCCCTCGGAGATGTTCGTGGCCTACGACTGCGACGGAGGCCGGTTCAGACTCGATAATTCAGAGGAAATCACGGTGCCCCCGTTCCACGCGTTGCGCAATCTGCTGTTTGCGGACGGCCACGTGGGCAACTACCAGTAA